A single genomic interval of Lewinellaceae bacterium harbors:
- a CDS encoding TonB-dependent receptor: protein MKHLLASVFLLLFCVLLANAQKHTISGYIRDASSGEPLISANVYDSRSGNGAVANTYGFFSLTLPADSVSLSFSYIGYEASHRDLYLDKDIGLNIGLAGAVQLEEVVVSATKNGARIEERTQMSQIDIPIAQIKKVPALLGEVDVLKALQLLPGVQSGGEGQTGLYVRGGSPDQNLVLLDGVPVYNVSHLLGIFSVFNADAIKNVTLTKGGFPARYGGRLSSVLEINMKEGNLQEFHGEGALGLISSKLALEGPIFKDKTSFLISGRRTYADLIFAPIINANEEPGTDLNVDLYFYDLNAKIQHKINDKHRLYLSGYFGSDVFANEFKEENGRFKGGIDWGNVISALRWNWQLNSKLFANTTLTYSRYRINILAEFEDRFDEQTETYSAKYFSGIEDLAARIDFDFIPSPQHYIRFGASAINHRYEPGALALNAEFAEEQFDTLVGSQNAHSTEFALYLEDDMQFGALKANLGVHASGFAVDGKFYSSLQPRLGLRYLLNSNWSLKGSFATMTQYINLLTSESFSLPTDLWVPSTARIKPQQSWQAALGAARTLGEDYEISLEGYYKQMHNVISYKEGASFLFGLENDWQDKVTQGDGESYGLELFIQKKRGRLSGWLGYTLSWNWREFDEINSGRRFPFRYDRRHDVSLVLNYDLSEKVSFSAAWIYGTGNAVTLNTFRYPHDVYAGGFENPFVGNAEIESGGQKNAFRMTDYHRLDLSVQFNKKKPKWERTWVVGVYNAYYHRNPYYMTLDTERVFDAQTGQSYEKRRFREVSILPIIPSVSYQFKF from the coding sequence ATGAAACATCTACTAGCCTCTGTTTTTCTTCTGTTATTCTGCGTGCTGCTGGCCAACGCCCAAAAGCACACCATCAGCGGATACATCCGGGACGCCAGCTCAGGGGAGCCCCTGATCAGCGCCAACGTTTACGACAGCCGGAGCGGGAATGGCGCCGTGGCCAACACTTATGGCTTCTTCAGCCTTACCCTGCCCGCCGATTCCGTATCCTTATCGTTTTCCTACATCGGCTATGAGGCCAGCCACCGGGATTTGTACCTGGACAAGGACATTGGCCTGAACATCGGCCTGGCCGGCGCAGTGCAACTGGAGGAAGTCGTCGTTTCCGCTACAAAGAACGGCGCCCGCATCGAAGAACGCACCCAAATGAGCCAGATCGACATTCCCATTGCCCAGATCAAAAAGGTGCCTGCCCTGCTGGGGGAGGTCGACGTGCTCAAAGCCCTGCAATTGCTGCCCGGCGTGCAGTCGGGCGGCGAAGGGCAGACCGGCCTGTACGTGCGCGGCGGCAGCCCCGACCAGAACCTGGTGCTGCTCGACGGCGTGCCGGTCTACAACGTCTCCCACCTGCTGGGTATCTTTTCGGTCTTCAATGCCGACGCCATCAAGAACGTCACCCTCACCAAAGGGGGCTTCCCTGCCCGCTACGGCGGCCGCCTTTCCTCGGTGCTGGAGATCAATATGAAGGAAGGCAACCTGCAGGAATTCCACGGAGAGGGCGCCCTCGGGCTGATCTCCTCCAAGCTGGCGCTGGAGGGGCCGATCTTCAAAGATAAGACTTCCTTCCTCATCTCCGGCCGGCGTACCTACGCCGACCTGATCTTCGCTCCCATCATCAACGCCAATGAAGAACCTGGCACCGACCTCAACGTAGACCTTTACTTCTACGACCTCAACGCGAAGATACAACACAAGATCAACGACAAACACCGGCTCTACCTCAGCGGCTATTTCGGCTCCGACGTCTTCGCCAACGAGTTCAAAGAAGAGAACGGCAGATTCAAAGGCGGCATCGACTGGGGCAACGTCATCTCCGCCCTGCGCTGGAACTGGCAGCTCAACAGCAAGCTCTTCGCCAACACCACGCTGACCTACAGCCGCTACCGCATCAACATCCTGGCCGAGTTTGAGGACCGCTTCGACGAGCAAACCGAGACCTATTCCGCTAAATATTTTTCCGGCATCGAGGACCTCGCCGCCCGGATCGACTTCGACTTCATACCCAGCCCCCAACACTACATCCGCTTTGGCGCCTCGGCCATCAACCACCGCTACGAGCCGGGCGCCCTGGCCCTCAATGCCGAGTTTGCGGAAGAACAGTTCGACACCCTGGTCGGCTCGCAGAATGCCCACAGCACTGAATTTGCCCTCTATCTGGAAGACGACATGCAGTTCGGCGCCCTCAAGGCCAACCTGGGCGTCCACGCTTCCGGCTTCGCAGTGGATGGCAAATTCTATTCCTCCCTTCAGCCCCGCCTGGGCCTGCGCTACCTGCTGAACAGCAACTGGTCGCTCAAAGGCTCTTTCGCCACCATGACGCAATACATCAACCTGCTGACCAGCGAGTCGTTCAGCCTGCCCACCGACCTGTGGGTGCCCAGTACCGCCCGCATCAAGCCGCAGCAGAGCTGGCAGGCCGCTCTGGGCGCCGCCCGCACCCTGGGAGAAGATTATGAGATCAGCCTGGAAGGGTACTACAAGCAGATGCACAATGTGATCTCCTATAAAGAAGGCGCCAGCTTCCTCTTCGGCCTGGAAAACGACTGGCAGGACAAAGTTACCCAGGGCGATGGCGAAAGCTACGGGCTGGAGTTGTTCATTCAGAAGAAAAGGGGTCGCCTTTCCGGCTGGCTGGGTTATACCCTGAGCTGGAACTGGCGGGAGTTCGACGAGATCAACAGCGGCCGCCGCTTTCCCTTCCGGTACGACCGCCGCCACGACGTTTCCCTGGTGCTCAATTACGACCTGAGCGAAAAGGTGAGCTTCTCCGCCGCCTGGATCTATGGCACCGGAAACGCCGTGACGCTCAATACCTTCCGCTACCCCCATGATGTCTACGCCGGAGGTTTTGAGAACCCCTTCGTCGGCAACGCAGAGATCGAATCCGGCGGCCAAAAGAACGCCTTCCGCATGACTGACTATCACCGCCTCGACCTGAGCGTGCAGTTCAATAAGAAAAAACCAAAATGGGAGCGCACCTGGGTGGTGGGCGTTTACAATGCCTACTACCACCGCAATCCTTATTACATGACCCTGGATACTGAACGGGTGTTCGATGCGCAAACGGGGCAGTCCTACGAGAAGCGGAGGTTCCGGGAGGTAAGCATATTGCCGATTATACCGTCGGTGTCGTATCAGTTTAAGTTTTGA
- a CDS encoding HlyC/CorC family transporter has protein sequence MIGNILLTLFLVLLNGFFVAAEFAIVKVRTSQIQVRTQQNLAARVAESVIANLDAYLAATQLGITLASLGLGWIGEGVVSEIILATMHGLGLEISEAAAHQIALPTSFALITVLHIVFGELAPKSLAIRFPTRTAMLTAIPLRVFYFIFAWPIRLLNGIANAFLKLIGIQPVPHAEVHSEEELKLIIAESAEGGAIHSSERELIQNVFNFDDRLVRQVLKPRTQIIALDVETPIGEAIETALAEGYSRFPVYEKSVDNIFGFVTTKDLLAAAYRKEQASLREMARPVIFTPVSRKVMSLLRQFQRERSQLAVVVSEFGGTVGLVTMEDILEELVGEIQDEYDSEQPVVEKTGENRFRVLAQNPVDEINHYLPEPLPESADYVTLAGLILQTAQDVPTAGQTFAIGNYQVKITLIQHTSPEEVELEWQGQKS, from the coding sequence ATGATAGGCAACATTCTTCTCACTTTATTCCTCGTATTGCTCAACGGCTTTTTCGTCGCCGCCGAGTTTGCCATTGTCAAGGTGCGCACTTCGCAGATACAGGTGCGGACCCAGCAAAACCTGGCGGCGCGGGTGGCCGAGTCAGTCATCGCTAACCTCGACGCCTACCTGGCCGCCACCCAGCTCGGCATCACCCTGGCCAGCCTGGGCCTGGGCTGGATCGGCGAAGGCGTCGTGTCAGAAATCATCCTCGCCACCATGCACGGGCTGGGACTGGAAATAAGCGAGGCGGCGGCCCATCAGATTGCCCTGCCCACTTCCTTTGCCCTGATCACGGTGCTGCACATCGTCTTCGGGGAGCTGGCGCCTAAGTCGCTCGCCATCCGTTTTCCGACCCGGACGGCAATGCTGACCGCCATCCCTCTCCGGGTTTTTTACTTCATTTTCGCCTGGCCCATCAGGCTGCTCAACGGAATTGCCAACGCCTTCCTCAAGCTGATCGGCATACAGCCGGTGCCGCACGCCGAGGTCCACTCCGAGGAAGAGCTGAAGCTCATCATTGCCGAGAGCGCCGAAGGAGGCGCCATCCATTCTTCCGAACGCGAATTGATCCAGAATGTCTTCAACTTCGATGACCGCCTGGTCCGCCAGGTGCTCAAGCCCCGCACCCAGATCATCGCCCTGGATGTGGAAACCCCGATCGGCGAAGCCATTGAAACGGCTCTGGCGGAGGGCTACTCCCGTTTTCCGGTCTATGAAAAGAGCGTCGACAACATCTTCGGGTTCGTGACCACCAAAGATTTGCTGGCGGCAGCCTACCGAAAGGAGCAGGCCAGCCTGCGCGAGATGGCGCGGCCCGTTATCTTCACCCCGGTCAGCCGGAAAGTGATGTCTCTGCTGCGCCAGTTTCAGCGCGAACGGTCTCAACTGGCGGTGGTGGTCAGCGAATTTGGCGGCACCGTGGGCCTGGTTACTATGGAAGACATCCTGGAAGAGCTGGTGGGAGAAATTCAGGACGAATACGATTCCGAACAGCCGGTCGTGGAAAAAACAGGGGAAAACAGGTTTCGCGTACTGGCCCAAAACCCCGTCGACGAGATCAACCACTACCTGCCCGAACCCCTGCCGGAAAGCGCGGATTACGTCACCCTGGCCGGCCTTATCCTTCAGACCGCCCAGGATGTGCCCACCGCAGGGCAAACCTTTGCCATCGGCAACTACCAGGTGAAGATTACACTCATACAGCACACCAGCCCCGAAGAAGTGGAATTGGAATGGCAAGGACAAAAGTCATAG
- the mce gene encoding methylmalonyl-CoA epimerase encodes MNVTHIEHIGIAVENMEQAIAYYENVLGLKCYAIEEVADQKVKTAFFMVGQTKIELLESTSPEGPIGKHIEKRGPGLHHLAFAVSDVAQSLQEAESKGVRLIDKTPRKGAESLNIGFLHPKSTLGVLTEFCGKK; translated from the coding sequence ATGAATGTCACGCATATCGAACACATCGGCATCGCGGTAGAAAACATGGAGCAAGCCATCGCCTACTACGAAAACGTGCTCGGCCTGAAATGCTACGCCATCGAAGAGGTGGCCGACCAGAAAGTCAAAACGGCTTTCTTTATGGTAGGGCAGACTAAAATCGAATTGCTCGAATCTACCAGCCCGGAAGGGCCCATCGGCAAACACATTGAAAAGCGGGGCCCGGGCCTCCACCACCTGGCATTTGCGGTGAGCGATGTAGCTCAATCTCTGCAGGAAGCCGAAAGCAAAGGGGTTCGGCTGATCGATAAAACGCCGCGCAAGGGCGCCGAAAGCCTCAACATCGGTTTCCTCCATCCAAAGTCTACCCTGGGAGTGCTTACGGAATTTTGCGGCAAGAAGTAA
- a CDS encoding acyl-CoA carboxylase subunit beta, whose product MSLQDKIRQLTELRNQARLGGGEKRIDKQHQQGKFTARERIDMLLDEGSFEEYDMFVTHRCHDFGLEEQQYLGDGVVTGRGTIDGRVVYVFSQDFTVLGGSLSETFAMKICKVMDQAMKMGAPLIGLNDSGGARIQEGVNSLAGYAEIFYRNIQASGVIPQISAIFGPCAGGAVYSPALTDLIIMSEQTSYMFVTGPKVTKTVTGEDISTENLGGADIHTRKSGVAHFKAKDEEEGILLIRKVLEYLPQNNLEEPIATECDDPIERIDDELNDIVPDDPNKPYDVKDIIHRIVDYEEFLEVQRLYAKNIVTGFAKFGGMPCGIVANQPNFLAGVLDIDASRKAARFVRLCDAFNIPILTLVDVPGFLPGSFQEYGGIIIHGAKLLYAYGEATVPKITITLRKAYGGAHDVMGSKQLRADLNYAWPGAEIAVMGAKGAIEVLEGRKLSKIEDEEERAAAHLKMEEEYREKFANPYVAARYGYIDDVIEPRNTRWRIARALRSLSTKKEVGPPKKHGNLPL is encoded by the coding sequence ATGAGTTTACAAGACAAAATCCGCCAACTTACCGAACTGCGCAACCAGGCCCGGCTGGGTGGCGGCGAGAAGCGCATCGACAAACAACACCAGCAGGGCAAGTTTACCGCCCGCGAACGCATCGACATGCTGCTCGACGAGGGCAGCTTCGAAGAATACGATATGTTCGTCACCCACCGCTGCCACGACTTCGGCCTGGAAGAGCAACAGTACCTGGGCGACGGCGTGGTGACCGGCCGGGGAACCATCGACGGCAGGGTCGTTTATGTATTCTCTCAGGATTTCACGGTCCTGGGAGGCTCCTTGTCCGAAACCTTCGCCATGAAGATTTGCAAGGTCATGGATCAGGCCATGAAGATGGGCGCTCCGCTCATCGGCCTGAACGACAGCGGGGGCGCGCGCATCCAGGAAGGGGTGAACAGCCTGGCCGGTTATGCCGAGATTTTCTACCGCAACATACAGGCCTCGGGCGTCATCCCGCAGATTTCGGCCATCTTTGGCCCTTGCGCCGGCGGGGCGGTCTACTCTCCTGCCCTGACCGACCTCATTATCATGAGCGAACAGACCAGCTACATGTTCGTCACCGGGCCCAAAGTGACCAAGACCGTTACCGGCGAGGACATCAGCACCGAAAACCTGGGCGGGGCCGACATTCACACCAGAAAATCGGGCGTGGCGCACTTCAAGGCCAAAGACGAGGAAGAAGGGATTTTGCTGATCCGAAAGGTGCTGGAGTACCTGCCCCAAAACAACCTCGAAGAGCCTATCGCCACGGAATGCGACGACCCCATCGAGCGCATCGACGACGAGCTGAACGACATCGTGCCGGACGATCCCAACAAGCCCTACGACGTCAAGGACATCATCCACCGCATCGTTGATTATGAGGAGTTTCTTGAAGTTCAACGGCTGTACGCCAAGAATATCGTCACCGGCTTCGCTAAGTTCGGGGGGATGCCCTGCGGCATCGTGGCCAACCAGCCCAACTTCCTGGCCGGCGTACTGGATATCGACGCCTCCCGCAAAGCCGCGCGCTTCGTGCGCCTTTGCGACGCCTTCAACATCCCCATCCTCACCCTGGTGGATGTGCCCGGATTTCTACCTGGCAGTTTTCAGGAATACGGCGGCATCATCATCCATGGCGCCAAGCTGCTCTACGCCTACGGCGAGGCCACCGTGCCCAAGATCACCATCACCCTGCGCAAGGCCTACGGCGGCGCCCACGACGTGATGGGCTCCAAGCAACTGCGCGCCGACCTCAACTACGCCTGGCCCGGCGCCGAGATCGCCGTGATGGGCGCCAAAGGGGCGATTGAGGTCCTGGAAGGCAGAAAACTGAGCAAGATCGAAGATGAAGAAGAGCGGGCGGCCGCTCATTTGAAAATGGAGGAGGAATACCGGGAGAAGTTCGCCAACCCTTATGTGGCCGCCCGTTACGGCTATATCGACGACGTGATTGAACCCCGCAATACCCGCTGGAGGATCGCGCGGGCCCTGCGCTCGCTTTCCACCAAAAAGGAGGTGGGGCCGCCGAAAAAGCATGGGAATTTACCCCTGTAA
- a CDS encoding biotin/lipoyl-binding protein, producing MKKYKFIIKGHDYEVDILNYENDVVELEVNGTHYSVEVQREVKDKPKTPRLVRTAVPKPSPEEAGIARAPSPTVTVKTPLPGTILKILAKEGDQVKKGDTLLIMEAMKMENNIIAEKAGKVVQVRVKEGDTVLQNDVLIVLE from the coding sequence ATGAAAAAATACAAATTCATTATAAAAGGGCACGATTACGAAGTAGACATCCTGAACTACGAGAACGATGTAGTCGAACTGGAAGTCAACGGCACCCATTACTCCGTGGAAGTGCAGCGAGAGGTAAAAGACAAACCGAAGACTCCCAGGCTGGTGCGGACCGCCGTGCCCAAACCCAGCCCGGAAGAAGCCGGCATCGCCAGGGCCCCCAGCCCGACAGTAACGGTCAAGACGCCTCTGCCGGGCACCATCCTCAAGATACTGGCCAAGGAAGGCGACCAGGTGAAAAAAGGCGACACCTTGCTGATTATGGAGGCCATGAAAATGGAGAACAATATCATCGCAGAAAAAGCAGGAAAAGTGGTGCAGGTCAGAGTCAAAGAAGGCGATACGGTCCTTCAGAATGACGTGCTGATCGTACTGGAATAA
- a CDS encoding sodium ion-translocating decarboxylase subunit beta encodes MILVGLFFIFLAIQYHYEPLLLIPIGLGILLGNVPFKLDANLQIGIYEPGSVLNYLYFGVIKGIYPPLIFLGIGAMTDFSSLISNPRLMLLGAAAQIGIFATFIGALMLGFYPAEAGAIGIIGGADGPTAIFLSSKLANGVNIIDYTASGAPIYVQNLIGPIAIAAYSYMALVPVLQPPIMRLLTSRKERLIRMKPPRAVGKTEKILFPIIGLLLTTFISPSALPLLGMLFFGNLLKESGVTKRLAETARTSLIDIVTILLGLTVGASTQADVFLTPQSILIFVLGALSFMVATAGGVLFAKVMNIFLNEKNKINPLIGAAGVSAVPDSARVVQMEGLKEDPNNHLLMHAMAPNVAGVIGSAVAAGILLSFLG; translated from the coding sequence ATGATCCTGGTCGGCCTGTTTTTTATTTTCCTGGCCATCCAGTATCACTATGAGCCCTTATTGCTGATCCCCATCGGCCTCGGCATCCTGCTGGGCAACGTACCTTTTAAACTGGACGCCAACCTGCAGATCGGCATCTACGAACCGGGCAGCGTGCTCAATTACCTCTACTTCGGGGTTATCAAGGGCATCTATCCGCCACTCATCTTCCTGGGTATCGGCGCGATGACGGACTTCTCTTCCCTCATCTCCAACCCGAGGCTGATGCTGCTGGGCGCCGCGGCCCAGATCGGAATCTTCGCCACCTTCATCGGGGCGCTGATGCTGGGCTTCTACCCCGCTGAGGCCGGCGCCATTGGCATCATCGGCGGCGCGGACGGCCCGACGGCCATCTTCCTTTCCTCCAAGCTCGCCAATGGCGTGAACATCATTGACTACACGGCCAGCGGAGCGCCCATTTATGTACAGAACCTCATCGGACCCATCGCCATTGCCGCCTATTCGTACATGGCCCTGGTGCCGGTGCTGCAGCCGCCCATCATGCGCCTGCTCACCAGCCGAAAGGAAAGGCTCATCCGCATGAAGCCGCCGCGGGCCGTAGGGAAAACGGAGAAAATCCTCTTCCCCATCATCGGCCTGCTGCTCACTACCTTCATCTCTCCCAGTGCCCTGCCGCTGCTGGGCATGCTGTTCTTCGGCAACCTGCTGAAGGAATCGGGCGTCACCAAGCGCCTGGCCGAAACGGCCCGCACTTCCCTGATCGACATCGTGACCATCCTGCTGGGCCTTACCGTCGGCGCCTCCACCCAGGCGGATGTTTTCCTGACGCCGCAGTCCATCCTGATCTTCGTGCTGGGCGCCCTGTCCTTCATGGTGGCCACCGCCGGCGGCGTCTTGTTCGCCAAAGTGATGAACATCTTCCTCAATGAAAAGAATAAAATCAACCCCTTAATCGGGGCGGCCGGCGTGTCGGCCGTGCCCGACAGCGCCCGGGTAGTGCAGATGGAGGGCCTCAAAGAGGACCCCAACAACCACCTGCTGATGCACGCCATGGCACCCAATGTGGCGGGGGTGATCGGCTCGGCGGTGGCGGCGGGGATTTTGTTGAGCTTTTTGGGGTGA
- a CDS encoding Uma2 family endonuclease, with product MDAAAVKSEYELERDKPVPSKNHAIVQGNLHFLIRSAYGKRYTVLPEVSIIISSREKVPDIAIYPSMEFTPGEDETRLENAPLGVIEILSPSQSLAELIAKSAAYFEGGVLSYSRGKNKVFNYGAVIFVPGKARRMRIAKAT from the coding sequence ATGGACGCAGCAGCTGTAAAATCGGAATACGAACTGGAAAGAGACAAGCCTGTGCCCAGTAAAAACCACGCCATTGTTCAGGGTAATCTGCATTTTCTGATACGAAGCGCCTATGGAAAGCGCTACACAGTATTACCTGAGGTAAGTATTATCATTTCTTCCAGGGAAAAAGTGCCCGATATTGCCATCTATCCCTCCATGGAATTTACGCCCGGAGAAGACGAAACGAGGCTGGAAAATGCCCCATTGGGGGTGATCGAAATCCTTTCTCCTTCGCAGAGCCTCGCCGAACTGATTGCCAAATCAGCCGCTTATTTCGAGGGTGGCGTGTTGTCTTACTCACGAGGAAAGAATAAAGTGTTCAATTATGGGGCAGTAATTTTTGTGCCAGGCAAGGCGCGAAGAATGAGGATAGCCAAAGCTACCTGA
- a CDS encoding restriction endonuclease, with translation MPTEDKYKQRIASFDWEQLNGLWQNIGERETPDWGSGKAFEYLILRSFELSGSEVVYPFEVSLFNETVEQIDGVVYFNHQAFIVECKDYNEERRVNFEPIAKLRNQLFRRPYSTIGCIFSNSGFTEPAIILANAISPQNIILWEREEIEECLTNKNMSAGLVKKFKKLIELGIADYNITSEGL, from the coding sequence GTGCCGACAGAAGATAAATATAAACAAAGGATTGCAAGCTTCGATTGGGAACAACTTAATGGTTTATGGCAGAATATCGGGGAGAGGGAAACACCGGATTGGGGCTCAGGCAAAGCATTTGAATATTTGATCTTGAGAAGTTTTGAACTAAGTGGTTCAGAAGTCGTATATCCATTTGAGGTCAGTTTATTTAATGAGACTGTAGAACAAATTGATGGAGTTGTATATTTTAACCATCAGGCTTTTATAGTTGAGTGCAAAGATTATAACGAAGAAAGAAGGGTAAACTTTGAACCAATTGCTAAGTTAAGAAATCAATTATTTAGGAGGCCTTATTCAACAATTGGTTGTATATTTAGCAATAGTGGCTTTACAGAGCCGGCAATTATTCTGGCTAACGCTATTTCTCCTCAGAATATTATTTTGTGGGAGAGGGAAGAAATCGAAGAGTGTTTAACGAACAAAAATATGAGTGCAGGTTTGGTTAAAAAATTCAAAAAGCTAATTGAACTTGGAATAGCAGACTATAATATTACAAGCGAAGGCTTATGA
- a CDS encoding serine hydrolase, which translates to MKASIISFVALALFSCLPLPLTPYPIDGYEYSGIRRLLRLQLVLAEEIKDTKPIPGAQKSIEDIHLHLLGSRGDGLDSLPEPDPGLQKALNGLFPSLHESYSVTLLDISEGKPVRYAQRQPDRGFQPGSVGKLAVAAGLFCELENLYPDSFALRHELLKKKFVRGGRWAVYDEHTVPFYDPETKKFFKRTVQESDVFSLYEWADHMLSVSNNGAAAVVWREVILMRVFGQDYPELTEEQAEAYFRTTPKSELADLSISVVNDPLREIGISEDEWRLGKMFTRGASGIIPPKGGSTGSPAGLMKFMIAMERGRLIDPESSLEVKRLMYMTDRRIRYAASPALTDAAVYFKSGSLYKCRPEEGYQCGKYKGNVENYMNSVAIVEHPDSTIYMVALMSNVLKKNSNIDHNALASRIDKVVRN; encoded by the coding sequence ATGAAAGCCTCCATTATTTCCTTCGTCGCCCTGGCCCTGTTCTCCTGCCTTCCTCTTCCGTTGACGCCCTATCCGATCGACGGGTACGAATATTCGGGTATCCGCCGCCTGCTGCGGCTTCAGTTGGTGCTGGCGGAGGAGATCAAAGACACCAAGCCCATCCCCGGCGCGCAGAAATCCATTGAGGATATCCACCTCCACCTGCTGGGCAGCCGGGGCGATGGGTTGGATTCGCTCCCAGAGCCGGACCCCGGGCTGCAAAAGGCGCTCAACGGCTTGTTTCCCAGCCTGCACGAAAGCTATTCGGTTACCTTGCTCGATATTTCGGAAGGCAAGCCGGTTCGTTATGCGCAGCGGCAGCCCGACCGGGGCTTTCAGCCGGGCAGCGTCGGCAAGCTGGCGGTGGCGGCGGGGCTGTTCTGCGAGTTGGAAAACCTCTACCCGGATTCTTTTGCGCTGAGGCACGAACTGCTGAAGAAAAAGTTCGTCCGCGGCGGCCGCTGGGCTGTTTACGACGAACACACCGTCCCTTTTTACGACCCGGAGACGAAAAAATTCTTCAAACGGACGGTGCAGGAAAGCGATGTGTTTTCCCTTTATGAATGGGCTGACCACATGCTCTCGGTCAGCAACAACGGGGCCGCCGCTGTCGTCTGGCGGGAGGTCATCCTGATGCGCGTCTTTGGCCAGGATTATCCGGAGCTGACCGAGGAACAGGCGGAAGCCTACTTCCGCACAACGCCGAAGAGCGAGCTGGCGGACTTATCCATTTCGGTGGTCAACGATCCTCTGCGGGAGATCGGCATTTCGGAGGACGAATGGCGGCTGGGCAAAATGTTTACCCGCGGGGCTTCCGGCATCATTCCTCCCAAGGGCGGAAGCACCGGCTCTCCGGCGGGCCTGATGAAGTTTATGATCGCCATGGAACGGGGCAGGCTGATAGACCCCGAATCCAGCCTGGAGGTCAAAAGATTGATGTACATGACCGACCGCCGAATCCGCTACGCCGCCTCTCCGGCCCTGACGGATGCTGCCGTCTACTTCAAATCCGGCAGCCTCTACAAATGCCGGCCGGAAGAGGGCTACCAGTGCGGCAAATACAAAGGCAATGTGGAAAACTATATGAACTCGGTAGCCATCGTCGAACATCCGGACAGCACTATCTATATGGTGGCCCTGATGTCGAACGTCCTGAAAAAGAACTCCAACATCGACCACAACGCCCTGGCCTCGAGGATTGATAAGGTCGTTAGGAATTGA